From the Limanda limanda chromosome 2, fLimLim1.1, whole genome shotgun sequence genome, one window contains:
- the dcaf15 gene encoding DDB1- and CUL4-associated factor 15 isoform X2 yields the protein MAPSSKSEKDDGKQKAQRRRKDHVVKLLMRGKLSGQFSQRLFRKLPPRVYVPLKNIVSEEFLRAGHIFLGFTKCGRYVLSYTSDCGEDDDFSFYSYHLYWWEFNLHSRLKQVHHVRLFAGEEIYSDLYLTVCEWPNDHSKIVIFGFNTRSSSSVLMNLMMSDENNRDIYITIASMPPPKPCSVCCPVPAATTIRTGSGECLEHGYLINSRYQVVYPFPTFQPAFQLKKDQVILLNTSYSLVACGISLCSGKEGQSSQILYTKRAALSSQTSSSPSSTSLASPSSLPQGSPESCLPPSRPAPIPTSPSQSQAAARAREFAADLFRRAQGGGGGGAELKEAEGQQERETDEGEKEEAQTPGDKGLTGERRRERREEERRTSLPQASTSTGRHSFNQCPEQVMSPESSSSSPSSPPTPSSSQEVGPCEPGYVNYSHLHYCLHQPGAAEQNTGGYEDDKVQLPFTVTDLKGRNLQLVTGPHNGQSVCVEQLTLDFEYLINDVIRNDAAWARQFCSFSDYDVVILEVCPETNTVMINIGLLLLAFSNSDEEHCRPNTYHSNLQVSWNLNTGVCCTVGVGDLTEVKGQTSGSVWSSYRKSCVNTVMKWLVPESTSRYINRMTNEALHKGSSLQVLADSDRCTWIVL from the exons ATGGCGCCCAGCTCGAAATCCGAGAAGGACGACGGCAAACAGAAGGCTCAGAGGAGACGCAAAGACCACGTCGTGAAGCTGCTCATGCGGGGGAAG ctgtcaGGTCAGTTTTCTCAGCGCCTGTTCAGGAAACTCCCGCCTCGAGTGTATGTGCCTCTGAAAAACATCGTCAGCGAGGAGTTCCTGAGAGCAGG ACACATCTTTCTTGGCTTCACCAAATGTGGCCGCTATGTTCTTTCCTACACCAGCGACTGCGGAGAGGATGATGACTTCTCTTTCTATTCCTACCATCTCTATTGGTGGGAGTTCAATTTGCATAGTAGACTCAAACAG GTCCATCATGTGCGTCTGTTTGCGGGGGAGGAAATCTACAGTGACCTCTacctgactgtgtgtgagtggccAAATGACCACTCCAAAATAGTTATCTTTGGTTTCAA TACACGCAGCTCAAGCTCTGTTCTGATGAACCTGATGATGAGTGATGAGAACAACAGAGATATTTATATCACCATCGCCTCCATGCCACCTCCTAAACCTTGCTCTGTCTGCTGCCCAGTTCCCGCAGCCACTACCATACGCACAg GGAGTGGTGAGTGTCTCGAGCACGGCTACCTGATCAACAGCAGGTACCAGGTGGTGTATCCCTTCCCCACTTTCCAGCCAGCTTTCCAGCTGAAGAAGGACCAGGTTATTCTGTTGAACACGAGCTACTCTCTGGTGGCCTGCGGCATCTCGCTCTGCTCAG GAAAGGAGGGTCAGTCATCACAGATCCTCTACACCAAGAGAGCAGCATTGTCAAGTCAAACCTCCTCGTCTCCGTCCTCCACCTCCTTGGCCTCTCCTTCGTCACTACCTCAGGGATCTCCCGAAAGTTGTCTGCCACCCAGCAGGCCTGCTCCGATCCCCACGTCTCCGAGCCAGTCGCAGGCAGCCGCGAGAGCCCGGGAGTTTGCAGCTGACCTCTTCAGGAGGgcgcagggaggaggaggaggaggcgcagagCTAAAGGAAGCTGAGGGCCAACAAGAGAGGGAAACTGATGAAGGTGAAAAAGAGGAAGcgcagacaccaggagacaaAGGGTTaactggagagaggaggagagagaggagggaggaggagagacggacTAGTTTACCACAAGCATCAACATCCACTGGGCGCCACAGTTTTAATCAGTGCCCGGAACAAGTGATGTCTCCTgaatcctcttcctcatcaccttcatctcctccaaCCCCGTCCTCATCCCAGGAGGTCGGACCCTGTGAGCCTGGATATGTGAACTACTCACACCTGCACTACTGCCTCCACCAGCCAGGGGCAGCAGAGCAGAATACAGGAG GTTATGAAGATGATAAAGTTCAGCTGCCTTTCACAGTGACTGATCTAAAAGGGCGGAACCTGCAGCTGGTCACCGGGCCACACAATGGACAG agtgtgtgtgttgagcagcTGACTCTCGACTTTGAGTATCTGATCAATGATGTGATCAGGAACGATGCTGCCTGGGCCAGACAGTTCTGCTCCTTCAGTGACTATGACGTGGTGATATTAGAG GTGTGTCCAGAGACCAACACTGTGATGATAAACATTGGTCTGCTGTTGCTGGCGTTCTCCAACTCGGATGAGGAGCACTGCAG GCCCAACACCTACCATTCCAACCTGCAGGTGAGCTGGAACTTAAACACAGGGGTGTGTTGCACCGTGGGTGTTGGAGACCTGacagaggttaaaggtcaaaccAG TGGGAGTGTGTGGAGCTCTTACAGGAAGTCCTGTGTAAACACAGTGATGAAGTGGCTGGTTCCTGAGAGCACCTCTCGCTACATCAATCGCATGACCAACGAAGCTCTACACAAAG GCTCGTCTCTGCAGGTGTTGGCCGACAGCGACAGATGTACCTGGATTGTATTATGA
- the dcaf15 gene encoding DDB1- and CUL4-associated factor 15 isoform X1, which produces MAPSSKSEKDDGKQKAQRRRKDHVVKLLMRGKLSGQFSQRLFRKLPPRVYVPLKNIVSEEFLRAGHIFLGFTKCGRYVLSYTSDCGEDDDFSFYSYHLYWWEFNLHSRLKQVHHVRLFAGEEIYSDLYLTVCEWPNDHSKIVIFGFNTRSSSSVLMNLMMSDENNRDIYITIASMPPPKPCSVCCPVPAATTIRTGSGECLEHGYLINSRYQVVYPFPTFQPAFQLKKDQVILLNTSYSLVACGISLCSGKEGQSSQILYTKRAALSSQTSSSPSSTSLASPSSLPQGSPESCLPPSRPAPIPTSPSQSQAAARAREFAADLFRRAQGGGGGGAELKEAEGQQERETDEGEKEEAQTPGDKGLTGERRRERREEERRTSLPQASTSTGRHSFNQCPEQVMSPESSSSSPSSPPTPSSSQEVGPCEPGYVNYSHLHYCLHQPGAAEQNTGGDAESYEDDKVQLPFTVTDLKGRNLQLVTGPHNGQSVCVEQLTLDFEYLINDVIRNDAAWARQFCSFSDYDVVILEVCPETNTVMINIGLLLLAFSNSDEEHCRPNTYHSNLQVSWNLNTGVCCTVGVGDLTEVKGQTSGSVWSSYRKSCVNTVMKWLVPESTSRYINRMTNEALHKGSSLQVLADSDRCTWIVL; this is translated from the exons ATGGCGCCCAGCTCGAAATCCGAGAAGGACGACGGCAAACAGAAGGCTCAGAGGAGACGCAAAGACCACGTCGTGAAGCTGCTCATGCGGGGGAAG ctgtcaGGTCAGTTTTCTCAGCGCCTGTTCAGGAAACTCCCGCCTCGAGTGTATGTGCCTCTGAAAAACATCGTCAGCGAGGAGTTCCTGAGAGCAGG ACACATCTTTCTTGGCTTCACCAAATGTGGCCGCTATGTTCTTTCCTACACCAGCGACTGCGGAGAGGATGATGACTTCTCTTTCTATTCCTACCATCTCTATTGGTGGGAGTTCAATTTGCATAGTAGACTCAAACAG GTCCATCATGTGCGTCTGTTTGCGGGGGAGGAAATCTACAGTGACCTCTacctgactgtgtgtgagtggccAAATGACCACTCCAAAATAGTTATCTTTGGTTTCAA TACACGCAGCTCAAGCTCTGTTCTGATGAACCTGATGATGAGTGATGAGAACAACAGAGATATTTATATCACCATCGCCTCCATGCCACCTCCTAAACCTTGCTCTGTCTGCTGCCCAGTTCCCGCAGCCACTACCATACGCACAg GGAGTGGTGAGTGTCTCGAGCACGGCTACCTGATCAACAGCAGGTACCAGGTGGTGTATCCCTTCCCCACTTTCCAGCCAGCTTTCCAGCTGAAGAAGGACCAGGTTATTCTGTTGAACACGAGCTACTCTCTGGTGGCCTGCGGCATCTCGCTCTGCTCAG GAAAGGAGGGTCAGTCATCACAGATCCTCTACACCAAGAGAGCAGCATTGTCAAGTCAAACCTCCTCGTCTCCGTCCTCCACCTCCTTGGCCTCTCCTTCGTCACTACCTCAGGGATCTCCCGAAAGTTGTCTGCCACCCAGCAGGCCTGCTCCGATCCCCACGTCTCCGAGCCAGTCGCAGGCAGCCGCGAGAGCCCGGGAGTTTGCAGCTGACCTCTTCAGGAGGgcgcagggaggaggaggaggaggcgcagagCTAAAGGAAGCTGAGGGCCAACAAGAGAGGGAAACTGATGAAGGTGAAAAAGAGGAAGcgcagacaccaggagacaaAGGGTTaactggagagaggaggagagagaggagggaggaggagagacggacTAGTTTACCACAAGCATCAACATCCACTGGGCGCCACAGTTTTAATCAGTGCCCGGAACAAGTGATGTCTCCTgaatcctcttcctcatcaccttcatctcctccaaCCCCGTCCTCATCCCAGGAGGTCGGACCCTGTGAGCCTGGATATGTGAACTACTCACACCTGCACTACTGCCTCCACCAGCCAGGGGCAGCAGAGCAGAATACAGGAGGTGACGCAGAGA GTTATGAAGATGATAAAGTTCAGCTGCCTTTCACAGTGACTGATCTAAAAGGGCGGAACCTGCAGCTGGTCACCGGGCCACACAATGGACAG agtgtgtgtgttgagcagcTGACTCTCGACTTTGAGTATCTGATCAATGATGTGATCAGGAACGATGCTGCCTGGGCCAGACAGTTCTGCTCCTTCAGTGACTATGACGTGGTGATATTAGAG GTGTGTCCAGAGACCAACACTGTGATGATAAACATTGGTCTGCTGTTGCTGGCGTTCTCCAACTCGGATGAGGAGCACTGCAG GCCCAACACCTACCATTCCAACCTGCAGGTGAGCTGGAACTTAAACACAGGGGTGTGTTGCACCGTGGGTGTTGGAGACCTGacagaggttaaaggtcaaaccAG TGGGAGTGTGTGGAGCTCTTACAGGAAGTCCTGTGTAAACACAGTGATGAAGTGGCTGGTTCCTGAGAGCACCTCTCGCTACATCAATCGCATGACCAACGAAGCTCTACACAAAG GCTCGTCTCTGCAGGTGTTGGCCGACAGCGACAGATGTACCTGGATTGTATTATGA